The genomic DNA GCTGCTCAATTTGTGTGCCAGCTGCAAGCTCGCGGCGTCACAGTCAACGTAATCAAAGGCGACGTGAGCAGCAAAGCCGATGTCGAGCGTGCGGTCGCCAACGCTGCTGTCCCAGTCCTCGGCGTTGTACAAGGAGCGATGGCGTTGCAAGATTTCCGTTTTGACAAGCTCAATCTGGATCAGTGGAATGCGGCGATTCGTCCCAAGATTCATGGAACATTGAACCTACATGAAGCACTTTTCGGCCAACCACTGGAATTCTTCATCATGTTGTCTTCGATCGCAGGCATGACCGGAAACGCAACACAGTCGAACTACTGCACCGGAAACACCTTCATGGACTTTTTCGCACGCCATCGCAGACAACAAGGTCTTCCTGCTACGACGATCGCTCTTACAATGGTACAAGAAATTGGCTTCGTGTCCCAAGACGAGAAGATTGAGCAAGGACTTGCTCACACTGGACTGGTAGCTATCAACGAGAAAGAGTTCATCGATCTGATGGAGACAGCTATGCTTCCGCAACCGAAGCCGACCTGGACTGGCGACGATAATGCAACTGCTCTGCTGATCTCCGGACTTGACCCAGCCAAGATCTCGCCCGATGTTCTCACTTCCGGCAACCGCTTCTGGCACCAGCCTCGTCTGGGTCCTCTCACAGTGGCATTAGAAGAGAAACTAGCAGAAAGCTCGGACGGCAACGATAAGCAAGCTGCACCTGGTCATGATCTTCCATCCCTCTTGGAAGCTGTCCAGAGGTATCTTGCAAAAACCTTTGGTATTTCGGCGGACGATGTGGATGAGTTGAAACCTTTGATCGACTTTGGTATGGACTCCATGATCGGCATCGCGCTGAGGAACTGGGTGTTTGCAACCTATGATGTGAAAATCCCGACATCGGATATCATGGGAACGACTCTAAGCGCGCGAACACTAGCGGAGCAGATCCACGATGGACTGCAAGCATCTTGAGATGGACTTGTGCAGAGGTTATAGATGGTATTTTTGAGCTTCAACCCCAGGGCGAACAGGACAACGGTACGAGGTATTGGTGAGCACTCTCCACTCAGAAGGAACCGAACCGGAGACACATGACTATGTAATGTCTGCATCACAAAAGTAGCTTCTTCAATCTGTGCCGATTTCAGACGGCGATCAATGTTTTCTCTCGCTGGATCAGCTGATTCTTACATGTTCTCCGTGTTGAACAGCTCAAAGTGGTAACGAACGAAGAAAGCCGAGCCAAAATAAATTTTGACAGTAAATGCAGGTGGAGAAACGGTTTTCGGTGCCGTGTCACGGTCCATAAGTCTGGATATGCAGCCATCAGCTAGCGTGCCATGAATCGACCGGGGCTTTCATTGGCTGAAACGCCGCGGAAGTGCCTCCATAGCCAGCCAGCACACCCATCCCATCCACGCTGCGACCTCACTCCACCATCATCCATTCGAGCAATGTCAATATGCCTCTCGCAGCGCTACGGTCGGTAGCAAAGCCACAAGTATATCCGTCATCGCCACTCAGCAACTTCATCTCTAACAACCTCCCAGAACGGCGTCGGCGCCTTCATCCTCCAATGCAAACGCCTCGACTTCCACTACTGCGACTGGGCCGGCAGCAGTAGAGGCCTCAAGTACGTCCACACCCCTCCGCATCTCACCCTCCCACACCGCCTAACATCCCATCCAGCGCCTTCATAAAATCCCACCTCTCCGCCTTCGCGAAACAAAACCCCTCAATCGAAATCACCGTCTCCCCTCGTCCCGGCCGACACCCCGTCATCACAGGTACCTACATCAATGGCCGAACGAAACCCGTCTGCGTGAGAAACATGGATCCGAATGAAATTATGCAGAAAGTTTTATTGCTGAGAAATGCGAATGGGGAGAAATTGAGGAGGGTGACGAAGCCTGTGAAGAGTTTGAATGAGAGTGTGAGAGGTGTGTGGAGTCCGCATCATATGGAGGTGCCGTATAAGATATGATGAATCGGAGGGCGTGTTTGAAGCCCTATTTCTGGAGCGAGGGGCGACGGAATTCGGCATGAGGGAGTCAAAATGGGCGGCGCATGGGAGATGTGGGCGTGCTGGAAGATGTGTACGCCTGGGCGAAAGGTGTGACAATCTAGACTGCGGTTTTGGACGTCTCCTTGATTCGGGCGAAGCTTCAGGAAGTGGGAGAATGCGATACGGATCTGTGGACGTCACAAACATGCCCCTCCGACGCAGTCCTGTTGTCCAAACCTGACGGCACCCAGCTTCCAAAGCAAGAGGCGAATGTGCAGGCGATCCATTGACGAGCAGCGTATGCGAGCAGATCCGAAAGGGCATCCTCCTGTGGCGAGGGCGGCGCGCACAACTATGACTATACACAAGGCCGAGGAGCAGCATGCGTCTCTCTGGAAAGGCAGATCTATGGAGCACGCGGTCAGATACGACTTTAGAAACGCCAGTCTTGAAGCGCAAAGACCGAAAGCGAATGAAGCCGGTCACAATCCGACCGCAGAAGTCGGTAAATCTCATTACTCATGACTGTAGGTGTATTTACGAAATGCCGTGTTTATCAGGTTCCATTCCAAGATTCCCCGACCTACACATCCCAACCTCCTGGTACCCCTCCGCCACCAGTAGTCTGCGCAGGTCCGGCGGGTTGCCAGACATACTGATCATAGTACGAAGGGTTCCAAGGTGTCGCAACCGGGGTGTAAGCCACTGTGGGCGCGAATGTCGGCGCAGTGGCATTGCTCCTTGCAGCATTCGCATTATACAAAGCTTGAATATCACGATTCCATTGTTCCAGGTCAGGGCGGATGATGCGACGGTCGTAGGTGAGCATGCCGTTGACTTCGCCCTCGACATCAGTACTACAAGTGATGTCAATAAATGTTCAGTATAGCAAGAATGCAAGTATACATACGTTTGAGTCCAGACACCTCCAGCACAAGAGTACAGCTCAACCTGAGACAAAAGCTCGTTAAGCAGAAAGTGACCTCTGTAATTCCAGATATCGAGAGTCTCATCAATCTCATATGTCTGATTGATCTGGTTGATGGCTTGCTCGACCTTCCAGAGGTTTTCCGCAGAAACATTGTGTCCAGTGCCACCGAACTCGCCTTGGAATCCAATACGTGATGGGTCGTGAGGCGAGCTGTTGATCGAATACCAAGGTGTTCCGCACTGAGGGTTAGCATAGTGATGGTTGTCACTGAAGTCGCCTGCGCCATGGTCATACCAACCAGTGTTGGCGTTCACAAGTCGAGTTGGGTCTAGACTTCTCACGACGTCGGTCAATCCGAATTCCGGATATGGTTGCGTTGTAATCTGTCCCCAGCCCTCATTGTAGATGACCcaggagaagatggaagtgTATGAGCGGAATTGAGTGACCAAGACCTCTAACTGGCGCTGAAATTCTTGTTGTTGAGCAGCATCCGGAAGTATAGTGACTGAGGTGCAATCTTCTAATGTCCTTGACTGACTAGGTCGTAGGGACGGCATGTCTTGCATCACGAGTAATCCTAGGCGGTCAGTTGCTTCGTAAAACAGCGGAGGCTCCACCTTGATCTGGTTGCCAATGTCAGCTATGCTCATGACCGCTAGAAGCAGATACATACGTGTTTGCGCAACATGTTGTAACCTATGTCTTTCAAGACCTTCAAATCGTATACCATTGCATCGTACGTTGGGGGTGTGTAGAGCCCATCTGGCCAATACCCTTGATCAAGGGTTCCAAATGGGAAGTAAGAGGCACCATTCAGCAGGATGCGCTGCACACCATTTACTTCGCCTCGACTGATGGTTCTGAATCCACTGTAGCTTTGAATCTCATCGTCTCCAAGTTTGACGACAACGTCGTACAGAGTTGGGTTTTCCGGAGTCCATAGTCGTACAGAGTCCACCTTGATGCTGAAAGCAGAGCCAGAGTTGCCACTTCCGGTTGCGACAGAATTGGTGGTGTTCTTTTCGTAGACCGTGACCTCGACATCAGAAGTCGAATTGTCAGCGGCAGTCACTGTAATGTTGAGATTGCCATCAGCGTCTCCGTTGACATCGAGCGAGCTGATATAATTGGTGGGCACAGATTCGAGCCAGACCGTCTGCCAGATGCCGCTGCAAGGCCTGTAGAAGATGTGCGAGGGCCTCAGGGTCTGCTTGCCGATGGGGATGACATATGGATCACTGTCCGTTGGGTCGTGGACAAAGACGACAAGCTCGTTCGTGCCGTTGCCTCCTGCTTGCAGCGCGTCCGTGATGTCGACCGAGAAAGCAAAGTAGCCACCTCGGTGGAAAGTAACGTTTTGGCCGTTCACAAAGACTGTCGCTTCGTAGTCTACAGCGTCGAAGTTGAGAAGTACACGACCGCCAGTCCAGTCTGTTGGTACGTCGAATGTAGTGCGGTACCACGAGTACAATAAGTTCTCCCCTTGAATGCCGGAGAGTCCAGATTCAAGGCAGAAAGGCACAAGTACTTCCCTAGCAAGGTTCTGGCCGAAAGGAGGGTTGTTCAGAGCGTCCAGACTGGAGGCATTCGTATACTGCCAGATGCCACTCAAATTCTGCCATTGATCACGCTTGAGTTTTGGCCTTGGGTGCTGTGGCCAAGGCTTGGTGCCCACGCTACTGGTATAATCGGTGTCTAGAGGAGGTGTCTGAAGCTGATATGCCTGCGTCTCGTTCGTGGCCTGTCTGGTGAATTTGAGTGGTACATGTGCTGTAGCTGAAGTTAAGAGTAGAGCAGAATGAATGAACGAAGAGAAATGCATCTTTGCGAGCGGCACTGTTTCGCCGCCGTGAAGGTAATGCAGACAGAGATGCTAAGGAGGAGGAGTGATATGCCGTCACGTTGTTCGCTTGCCAGTGTGGAGTGCAGACTCACTCCCGCAGCAAAAAGGAGTCCGGACACCCTCTCGAGCGCCTGGAGAAGGTGGTATTCCCCGCATCGCGTTTGCACGAAGCTGTGTTTGCTGGAGGCATCACGCGCAGTCAACATCGCGTGCCTGGCGATCCCATCCCGTGCTGGTGGAAGCTCCAAAGTCAATCTGCCCGACTTGTGGACTTGTCTTTCGCGGCGCGCCAAGTGCCACCGACAACACTGTAACATCGCACACACTGCACAGGAGACACAAGCGCACGAGGTGTCGGGCGCACGCTGCTTGCGCGTGGACGACGTGAAGGGtggctgcagcattggcagaggactgagaagagcaaggcacAACACACTCGAGCGGAGACCAGGGCAATACGCGCGACGCGAATTCGAGACAAGGCAAAGGAGGAGATTCAAGTCGCGGTTGAAACGGATCACTAAGCAAAGAATCACTAACCAACGGGCTCGGGGTTTCGGGCAATGCGATAGGGGCGGTGAGCTCCATACAACATATGAACAGCACAGGCGATGCCTGCCTCTAGAAGAACATGTCGTGCTACCCGGCACTGAGGATGGGCGTCTACCACTCGCGGATTTCTCCTCCAGGACCTACGAAATGCGGGCTGCGCCATGCTGCGATGTTCTTGGAGGCCGCGCGCACAGCGTCTTCGTCAATCTCTATGCCCAAGCCAGGACCAGACATGAGCTTGATGTACCCATCCTTGACGTCCCACACTTCGGGATTCGTGTGATAGCTCGTCAAATCAGATCCGCCAACGTTGTAGTGGATTCCTAGTGGCATTTCTTGGATCGCGAAGTTGGCACATGTAGCATCCACCTGGACGCTCGCCGCCAGAGCAATAGGTCCCAGTGGACAGTGTGGAGCGAGTGCAATGTCGTACGCTTCGGCCATCTTGGCTATGCGATGCGTCTCAGAGATACCTCCACAGTGAGCGATGTCTGGCTGGATCACATCGACACACCTTGCTTCGAGGAAGGGCTTGACATCCCATCGGCTGTGGAGCCTCTCTCCGAGCGCGATAGGCGTGCTTACATGACGAGACAGCTCCTGGATCTCTCCAACATTCTCAGATAGCAGAGGTTCTTCGATGAAGAGCGGTCGCTCAGGCTCGAGCAACTTGGCCAACTGCTTCGCCATTGGCTTGTGGACTCTTCCATGGAAGTCCACGCCAGCATCCAGCCCCAGACTTCTCACCGTTTTCACACGCTCGAGACATGCATCGAGCTTGCTCGGTGAATCAAGCCATCCCAAATCCTCTGTGGCATTCATCTTGACCGCCGTGAATCCAGCTGCAAGTCGTCCCTTGGCCATGGTTTCCACGTCATTCGGTCGATCACCTCCAATCCAAGCATAAACTCTGAGCTGATCCCTCACCTTACCACCTAGCAGCTGATATATTGGCAGATTCAGTTTCCTCGCCTTGAGGTCCCACAAAGCAATGTCCACGCCTGACAGTGCCGACATCAGCACAGGTCCTCCCCGGTAGAAACCCATGCGATAACCCAATTGCCAGATGTGCTCGATATCGTCCGCTTCTTGCCCAACGAACCTCTCGGCGAACGAGTCCAAACAGCCCTCCACAGCCTCCGTATGGCCCTCCAAGCTGGCCTCTCCCCAGCCAGCATTGCCAGCATCATCCGTGATCTTGACGAACAGCcatcgaggaggaagacggaAGTATTCAATCGTCTTGATCAGCATTTTGCTAGAAGTTCGTGAGAAAGCGGTGAACAGACAAGACTTGGGTCAATAAAACAACAGTCACGAAACACACAGTGAGAACAGCAAGACAGTAGTCAAGCACTCCACATGCTGGTTCAATGCCGTGGTCGGTGGTTGATTGTGGATACAATTCAATGCCCGGAGAGAGCTGCCCCGAACCCCGCTAACGCATCGGCCAGGTCTTCAAAGGCCGACGAGATGCCGATTGTCACTGTGACATACACCCCAAATGGTCGTGTGAAATAATGTGAGTGCTGCCACTTCTGTGCATCCTCTAGGTATATGACTTGATTGGCACTGCCTGCCCCAGCGCTAGCTCATGTGTTTGTCGAGACCGGGCTCAAGGAAGCGTGATATATCAATCATTGGCACACGTTGGACCAGCGCTAGAGCATGTCAGCCCATGATTCTTCATGACCGCATGAGGTCCACCGTGCACGGGAACGCTCTGTCGCACGATCGTGCCTCAAACATCGAGAGGTATACACTGGAAGTACCTGCGGTTCCAGACGATGATTGGAAGTCTGGACGACGAAGCTAGTGAATGTCTTTTGCATCCGCGGATGGCGCGATAAAATCGTCGATGGTTTGTTATTGTTAGCATGTGTGCTACATGGGTATGCTCGAGCTGTGTAGCTGTGGCGGGCCTGGACTTCACGTCTGAAATCTCGCCTAACGCCATCTCACGCTCGTTATGCTGTGTAACATTGACGATCCTTGAGCGTGGCGAGCGAGCATGAGAGCCACTGGCATTTCAAAGAATGACATTCTGATATGGGACTTGCTGCTCCACGACAACGCCTGGGAACGTGAGAGACAAGACCAAAGAAATCATTACGGAAATTATTCAGCTCTAGTGGAGGTAACAAAGCTGCCATGCGCATTATGCTCGGCCAGAGTTGCATCGCACCGACACGGTGGCAGTCTGGTCGTGGTGAAGacttattctactaataagtatagtctgcTTGCTCACAATCCAAAGTCTAGGCTGCTAATATGGCGCTCCGGACGTTCTGCTCATGTAGCTTCGAATACGTCGCGTTCGGCGCATAGGCCATGTATGCGTGCGGCATACCCGGATACACATGAAATTCCGTCGGCACCTTAGCCTCAATCAAGCGGCTCGCGTACTTGGTGTCTTCATAGATGAAGATATCCAATTGACCACAGTCGATATATGTCGGCGGTAAGCCTGCAAGATTCTCTGCTCGCGCTGGTGCAGCATATTCTGAAACAGCTTTGTGGTCTGAGGAGCCGGCTTTGTCGCCGAGAAGAGCTTTCCAGCCGGTGATGTTGTCGTCGACTTTCCAGGTTGCGAGTTCTTCGATGTTAGGGAGAGGGGTGAGATTGC from Cercospora beticola chromosome 3, complete sequence includes the following:
- a CDS encoding uncharacterized protein (antiSMASH:Cluster_10~CAZy:GH2) — protein: MHFSSFIHSALLLTSATAHVPLKFTRQATNETQAYQLQTPPLDTDYTSSVGTKPWPQHPRPKLKRDQWQNLSGIWQYTNASSLDALNNPPFGQNLAREVLVPFCLESGLSGIQGENLLYSWYRTTFDVPTDWTGGRVLLNFDAVDYEATVFVNGQNVTFHRGGYFAFSVDITDALQAGGNGTNELVVFVHDPTDSDPYVIPIGKQTLRPSHIFYRPCSGIWQTVWLESVPTNYISSLDVNGDADGNLNITVTAADNSTSDVEVTVYEKNTTNSVATGSGNSGSAFSIKVDSVRLWTPENPTLYDVVVKLGDDEIQSYSGFRTISRGEVNGVQRILLNGASYFPFGTLDQGYWPDGLYTPPTYDAMVYDLKVLKDIGYNMLRKHIKVEPPLFYEATDRLGLLVMQDMPSLRPSQSRTLEDCTSVTILPDAAQQQEFQRQLEVLVTQFRSYTSIFSWVIYNEGWGQITTQPYPEFGLTDVVRSLDPTRLVNANTGWYDHGAGDFSDNHHYANPQCGTPWYSINSSPHDPSRIGFQGEFGGTGHNVSAENLWKVEQAINQINQTYEIDETLDIWNYRGHFLLNELLSQVELYSCAGGVWTQTTDVEGEVNGMLTYDRRIIRPDLEQWNRDIQALYNANAARSNATAPTFAPTVAYTPVATPWNPSYYDQYVWQPAGPAQTTGGGGVPGGWDV
- a CDS encoding uncharacterized protein (antiSMASH:Cluster_10~SMCOG1268:mandelate racemase/muconate lactonizing enzyme): MLIKTIEYFRLPPRWLFVKITDDAGNAGWGEASLEGHTEAVEGCLDSFAERFVGQEADDIEHIWQLGYRMGFYRGGPVLMSALSGVDIALWDLKARKLNLPIYQLLGGKVRDQLRVYAWIGGDRPNDVETMAKGRLAAGFTAVKMNATEDLGWLDSPSKLDACLERVKTVRSLGLDAGVDFHGRVHKPMAKQLAKLLEPERPLFIEEPLLSENVGEIQELSRHVSTPIALGERLHSRWDVKPFLEARCVDVIQPDIAHCGGISETHRIAKMAEAYDIALAPHCPLGPIALAASVQVDATCANFAIQEMPLGIHYNVGGSDLTSYHTNPEVWDVKDGYIKLMSGPGLGIEIDEDAVRAASKNIAAWRSPHFVGPGGEIREW
- a CDS encoding mitochondrial 54S ribosomal protein mL43 (antiSMASH:Cluster_10~BUSCO:EOG092656JA), which encodes MPLAALRSVAKPQNGVGAFILQCKRLDFHYCDWAGSSRGLNAFIKSHLSAFAKQNPSIEITVSPRPGRHPVITGTYINGRTKPVCVRNMDPNEIMQKVLLLRNANGEKLRRVTKPVKSLNESVRGVWSPHHMEVPYKI